The following are encoded together in the Tetrapisispora phaffii CBS 4417 chromosome 5, complete genome genome:
- the SBE22 gene encoding Sbe22p (similar to Saccharomyces cerevisiae SBE2 (YDR351W) and SBE22 (YHR103W); ancestral locus Anc_5.407), which translates to MSASNYDRFNRRSTDGRDMDFNSSQISATKRIGLGIAKRPGDNLTAFSSSNGTNLGSTPIKGLASLMNRFSIESVDSDEMDQSVISSMDESSFITNNKIEVSANDKLYQLANEYTVDDGNTNPTQETSRKNNDGDMTPRTKYFFQNNTSKSKSHASLPINHDLKGNYNVKNKSGSRSSTALPSQNNLQHPPMNSQKFDNSKYARTNNHPVSQVKNIHGASKGIEYSQSTPTLPNTYHQANNVRTGKPMTPSQKYRSHKSNASLRRSIRRKEKYYEQEDANDSMELVEADVNNSLIWNVPMASYSTSSFLDAQVNLNKKNNKSYLVHSGQTGNEFRPPSKFNIDYQRHSNNAASAPHLPAYDFSSMPLSPIPGINAKSDLQFIKETTQSLSSVYLQSSNRLSKSKLLERTDSAETLPIELKDASNNGMEDLILVSENKLNMVSHTRPSWLPPKDTEEKKKHESQISKSMSIASIDQLDRNKDSEERRLKDETNRAKFTLLLETGITRNSSIKTLKKLIWETSLPTELRYAIYDESLQSNIRFISSSYIESFPQMMQLFNNMSFPRIKEIEIEKLIESGITSKINGNYEISENLALLLQLKSISQQGLVAGDEMLFHHFLLDPSISGSLEKVWDIVNLIQLTCFNDVVHSKYDEKILEPNGVIYRHIGVDPSYKNEFNSDTLNFLTWWNILERIDHNLFMWVIDIIVIHNTQSFKNYPIKKEDFGNKSWEYYKTKRVVSNYKILLSFTLSVLLNYHFQYNDLKSLALLDDQSFCIPMPLDELVDETYVNSVFIKKWLQYYTKF; encoded by the coding sequence ATGAGCGCCTCAAATTACGATAGGTTCAATAGGAGGTCAACCGACGGTCGTGATATGGATTTCAATAGCAGTCAAATTTCAGCCACTAAAAGAATCGGTTTGGGAATCGCAAAGAGACCTGGTGACAATTTAACGGCtttctcttcttctaaTGGAACTAATTTAGGGTCGACACCTATAAAAGGTTTGGCTTCACTTATGAATagattttcaattgaatctGTAGATTCAGATGAGATGGATCAAAGTGTCATTAGTTCTATGGATGAGTCTTCttttattacaaataataaaatcgAGGTAAGTGCTAACGACAAACTTTATCAGCTTGCTAATGAATATACAGTGGACGATGGTAATACCAATCCAACACAAGAGACTTCTAggaaaaataatgatggTGATATGACACCAAGAacgaaatattttttccaaaataatacttcaaaatcaaaatcacACGCGTCTCTACCCATTAATCATGATCTTAAAGGGAATTATAATGTTAAAAACAAAAGTGGCAGCCGTAGTAGCACAGCATTACCATCTCAAAATAATCTTCAACATCCTCCAATGAATAGTCAAAAGTTTGATAATTCTAAATATGCACGGACAAACAACCATCCTGTATCTCAGGTTAAGAATATACATGGCGCATCTAAAGGTATTGAGTATTCACAAAGTACACCAACGTTACCAAACACATACCATCAAGCTAATAACGTACGCACCGGTAAACCGATGACACCTTCTCAAAAATATAGATCTCATAAAAGTAATGCGTCTCTTAGAAGAAGTATAcgaagaaaagaaaaatattatgaacAAGAAGATGCAAATGACAGTATGGAATTAGTGGAAGCCGATGTAAACAATTCACTTATTTGGAATGTACCGATGGCATCGTATTCTACAAGTTCATTCTTAGATGCCCAagttaatttaaataaaaaaaataataaatcatatCTCGTACATTCTGGACAAACTGGAAATGAGTTCAGACCTCCCTCAAAATTTAACATAGATTATCAACGACATTCAAATAATGCTGCAAGTGCCCCTCACTTACCAGCATATGATTTTTCTAGCATGCCGTTATCTCCAATACCAGGAATAAATGCAAAATCCGATTTACAGTTCATTAAAGAGACAACTCAGAGTTTATCATCTGTTTATTTACAATCCTCCAACAGGTTATCAAAAAGTAAATTACTGGAAAGGACTGATTCCGCAGAAACGTTACCCATCGAATTGAAAGACGCAAGTAATAATGGAATGGAAGATTTAATATTAGTTtcagaaaataaattaaatatggTGAGTCATACAAGACCAAGTTGGCTACCGCCAAAAGATACTgaggaaaagaaaaaacatgAATCTCAAATTTCCAAAAGCATGAGTATTGCATCCATTGATCAATTAGACAGAAATAAAGATTCTGAAGAGAGAAGGTTGAAAGATGAAACTAACAGAGCTAAGTTTACTTTACTTCTAGAAACAGGAATTACTAGAAACTCTTCAATTaaaacattgaaaaaattgatttgGGAAACTTCTCTTCCAACTGAATTGAGATACGCCATCTATGATGAGAGTCTTCAGAGCAACATTAGATTCATCTCTAGTAGTTATATTGAATCATTTCCACAGATGATGCAATTATTCAACAATATGTCGTTTCCAagaataaaagaaattgaaattgagaaattaattgaatctGGGATCACTAGTAAGATCAATGGTAATTATGAGATTTCTGAAAATTTAGCTTTActtttacaattaaaatcaatttctcAACAAGGTTTGGTTGCTGGTGATGAAATGTTATTccatcattttttattagacCCTTCAATAAGTGGTAGTTTGGAAAAGGTTTGGGATATAGTTAATCTAATTCAATTGACTTGTTTCAATGATGTTGTCCATTCGAAATATGATGAAAAGATTCTGGAACCTAATGGTGTTATTTATCGACATATTGGAGTGGATCCAAGTTATAAGAACGAATTTAACTCGGATACTTTAAATTTCTTAACTTGGTGGAATATTTTAGAGAGGATAGATCATAATTTATTCATGTGGGTAATTGACATAATTGTGATCCATAATACTCAATCATTTAAGAACTACCCTATTAAGAAAGAAGATTTCGGCAATAAGTCATGGGAGTACTACAAAACCAAAAGAGTTGTTTctaattacaaaattttattatcctTTACATTATCCgttttattgaattatcattttcaatataacGATCTAAAGAGTTTGGCATTGTTAGATGATCAATCGTTTTGTATACCAATGCCTTTGGATGAATTGGTGGATGAAACATATGTCAATTCTGTATTTATAAAGAAATGGTTACAATACTATACTAAGTTCTAA
- the GEP4 gene encoding phosphatidylglycerophosphatase (similar to Saccharomyces cerevisiae YHR100C; ancestral locus Anc_5.403) gives MINYSATLNCFKLFYNPKLCMPNMTVPSFNQIPLPIGSNIKAIVLDKDNCFAYPYKNEVWPEYIDKWNQLKRQYPDKSILIVSNSVGSSDDVGYNEAQLLEKKLGIPVLRHKIKNQDVKMRYWNIFILKIIDNPNQIAIVGDRLFTDVMMANLMGAYSVWVKDGVSISDSPISKFEKRLYDFLK, from the coding sequence ATGATAAACTACAGTGCGACattaaattgttttaaattattctaCAATCCAAAACTTTGCATGCCTAACATGACGGTTCCATCGTTTAATCAGATACCCCTGCCTATTGGTAGtaatattaaagcaattgTTTTAGACAAAGATAACTGCTTTGCATATCcatataaaaatgaagTATGGCCTGAATACATAGATAAATGGAATCAACTTAAAAGACAATATCCTGATAAATCAATCCTGATAGTAAGCAACTCGGTAGGATCTTCAGATGATGTTGGTTATAACGAAGCACAATTACTCGAGAAAAAATTAGGTATACCGGTTTTAAGgcataaaattaaaaaccAGGATGTAAAGATGAGATattggaatatttttattctaaaaattattgataacCCAAATCAAATTGCAATTGTAGGTGATAGGTTATTTACAGATGTGATGATGGCAAATTTAATGGGAGCATACAGTGTGTGGGTCAAAGATGGTGTATCAATATCAGATAGtccaatttcaaaatttgaaaaacgTCTATACGATTTCCTTAAATAA